A genomic stretch from Oncorhynchus tshawytscha isolate Ot180627B linkage group LG07, Otsh_v2.0, whole genome shotgun sequence includes:
- the znf362a gene encoding zinc finger protein 362a, with product MAEPRFNNPYFWPPPPNMPGQLDNLVLINKIKEQLMAEKIRPPHLPSSTVPSQQQLLGNPTQTEGGQHVQMSVEKLQQMQQELHAHSPSHPDIALHARPASSSVAGRILGDVNFNLDDKTAIKARGLWEDWHLRQIIDQPSRTNHLSGLPLSSRMGNHNTSEAVTLTTPTSNSLSRLGGAPSPHHVLSGLASGPGMEQIKSNGGLAGLLGPPPKMEGRGRKKIKAENGGGSLLVVPYPILASGNDQSCHTITPKQGKCYRCKSCPLTFFSKSDMQIHSKSHTEAKPHKCPHCSKSFANASYLAQHLRIHLGVKPYHCSYCEKCFRQLSHLQQHTRIHTGDRPYKCAHPGCEKAFTQLSNLQSHQRQHNKDKPYKCPNCYRAYSDSASLQIHLSAHAIKNAKAYCCSMCGRAYTSETYLMKHMSKHTVVEHLVSHHSPQRTESPSIPIRISLI from the exons ATGGCTGAACCTCGTTTTAATAATCCCTACTTCtggcccccaccacccaacatgCCTGGCCAG CTGGATAACCTTGTGTTGATCAACAAGATCAAGGAACAGCTGATGGCTGAGAAGATCAGACCGCCCCACCTGCCGTCTTCCACAGTTCCCTCCCAACAGCAACTGCTGGGGAATCCTACACAGACAGAAGGTGGGCAGCATGTCCAGATGTCAGTTGAGAAACTGCAGCAGATGCAACAAGAACTCCATGCCCACAGCCCGTCCCATCCAGACATTGCCCTGCACGCCCGGCCAGCCTCCAGCTCTGTTGCAG GACGTATTCTTGGTGATGTAAACTTTAATCTGGATGATAAAACAGCTATAAAAGCTAGAGGATTGTGGGAAGACTGGCATTTGCGTCAAATCATAGACCAACCCTCTAGAACGAACCACCTGTCAG GTCTGCCACTTTCCTCTCGAATGGGCAACCATAACACCTCAGAGGCCGTCACTCTGACCACACCCACCTCCAATAGTCTGAGTCGACTAGGCGGAGCCCCCTCACCACATCATGTCCTCTCAGGCTTGGCCAGTGGCCCTGGGATGGAGCAAATCAAAAGTAACGGAGGCCTTGCTGGACTGCTGGGGCCCCCTCCCAAGATGGAGGGGCGAGGCCGTAAGAAGATAAAAGCTGAGAATGGTGGTGGCTCTCTGTTGGTGGTGCCTTACCCCATCCTAGCCTCAGGCAACGACCAATCCTGCCACACCATCACCCCCAAACAGGGCAAATGCTACAG GTGTAAATCGTGCCCGCTGACCTTCTTCTCCAAGTCAGACATGCAGATCCACTCCAAGTCCCACACAGAGGCCAAGCCTCACAAGTGTCCTCACTGCTCCAAATCCTTCGCCAACGCATCCTACCTGGCCCAGCACCTCCGCATACACCTGGGCGTCAAACCTTATCACTGCTCCTACTGCGAGAAATGCTTCCGCCAGCTCTCCCACCTGCAGCAGCACACCAG GATTCACACTGGAGATCGgccctataaatgtgcccatccAGGTTGTGAAAAAGCCTTCACTCAGCTCTCCAATCTGCAG tctcatcagAGACAGCACAACAAAGACAAGCCCTACAAGTGTCCGAACTGCTACCGTGCCTACTCGGACTCTGCCTCACTGCAGATCCACTTGTCTGCGCATGCCATCAAAAACGCCAAGGCCTACTGCTGCAGCATGTGTGGCAGAGCCTACACCTCA GAGACCTACCTTATGAAGCACATGTCCAAACACACGGTGGTGGAACACCTGGTGAGCCATCACTCTCCACAGAGGACGGAGTCTCCCAGTATCCCCATACGGATCTCCCTCATCTGA
- the LOC112254320 gene encoding uncharacterized protein LOC112254320 isoform X1 has protein sequence MDGVLEGAAVVCVCKLACSLLFLPMVTASLSAVSFCCNCLLLFTDLVVTTILVVLWFADPWLPQFSTSSDVIALRFLLFLSHTYWAVLLMTTPLVAVETAMKLQWPQVHGGRGRAVDGDTGGRSKTPGSKAPAHHHGVTVEVEDGQSRDTDSQRGGREDQEKCLPHIIYFLCCLLVWVLCGVCGGQSWRLWVKVCMERTSSLTMCLPSLPNNVLSALGEPCWALATVTLALLLVLTAGWGLLRRHLAHTEMDTHSTTHKGEHGTDIELPAQTFAAPCMTVNPATSAVPDTQSVDPETTRSRCSLHSPCSGNNIQLSLAHHGYSVLLSLECLSADILEEHRETKGLGDMPLSTTVEEHTGSTYRSQCGMGQWGFPCLGVNVMTGFVCLLIVCVLPLNLSVNILLIRHIETMLEWSLKLLLFVPKEATDNTGLSQSM, from the exons ATGGATGGTGTGTTGGAGGGAgcggctgtggtgtgtgtgtgtaaactggcCTGCAGTCTTCTCTTCCTGCCCATGGTCACTGCTTCTCTCAGTGCAGTCAGCTTCTGCTGCAACTGCCTGCTGCTCTTCACAGACCTCGTAGTCACAA CTATCCTGGTTGTCCTCTGGTTTGCAGACCCCTGGCTACCTCAGTTTTCCACGTCATCTGATGTCATTGCCCTGCGCTTCCTGCTCTTCCTCAGCCACACCTACTGGGCGGTGCTGCTGATGACCACTCCTCTTGTTGCCGTGGAGACTGCCATGAAGTTGCAGTGGCCCCAGGTCCATGGTGGCAGAGGTAGAGCAGTGGACGGGGACACAGGCGGACGTAGTAAAACTCCGGGCTCTAAAGCTCCTGCACATCACCATGGGGTGACAGTGGAGGTAGAGGACGGGCAGAGCAGGGACACAGACagccagagaggagggagagaggaccagGAAAAGTGCCTGCCCCACATCATTTACTTCCTCTGCTGTCTGCTGGTGTGGgttctctgtggtgtctgtggggGTCAGAGCTGGAGACTTTGGGTGAAGGTCTGCATGGAGAGAACCAGCTCTCTCACTATGTGCCTTCCCAGCCTCCCCAACAATGTCCTGTCTGCTCTGGGTGAGCCCTGCTGGGCCCTGGCCACCGTGACCTTGGCCCTCCTGCTGGTGCTGACGGCGGGCTGGGGCCTGCTCAGACGACACCTGGCCCACACAGAGATGGACACGCACTCAACGACACACAAGGGGGAACATGGCACTGACATTGAACTGCCCGCACAAACATTCGCTGCACCATGCATGACTGTAAACCCTGCCACGTCAGCGGTGCCAGACACACAGTCTGTTGACCCAGAGACAACACGGTCCAGATGCTCCCTTCACAGCCCATGTTCCGGGAACAACATACAGCTATCACTGGCTCACCATGGATACTCTGTCCTCTTATCGTTGGAGTGTTTGTCAGCAGACATCctagaggaacacagagagacaaaaggcCTAGGAGACATGCCTCTCAGCACTACCGTGGAGGAACACACAGGCTCTACCTACAGGAGCCAGTGTGGGATGGGGCAGTGGGGCTTTCCCTGCCTGGGGGTAAACGTAATGACAGGGTTTGTGTGTCTGCTTATTGTCTGTGTGTTACCTCTAAATCTCAGCGTGAACATCCTACTGATCAGGCACATAGAGACAATGCTGGAGTGGAGTTTGAAGCTCTTATTGTTTGTACCCAAAGAAGCCACAGACAACACAGGGCTCTCCCAGTCAATGTAA
- the LOC112254320 gene encoding uncharacterized protein LOC112254320 isoform X2, which translates to MDGVLEGAAVVCVCKLACSLLFLPMVTASLSAVSFCCNCLLLFTDLVVTNPWLPQFSTSSDVIALRFLLFLSHTYWAVLLMTTPLVAVETAMKLQWPQVHGGRGRAVDGDTGGRSKTPGSKAPAHHHGVTVEVEDGQSRDTDSQRGGREDQEKCLPHIIYFLCCLLVWVLCGVCGGQSWRLWVKVCMERTSSLTMCLPSLPNNVLSALGEPCWALATVTLALLLVLTAGWGLLRRHLAHTEMDTHSTTHKGEHGTDIELPAQTFAAPCMTVNPATSAVPDTQSVDPETTRSRCSLHSPCSGNNIQLSLAHHGYSVLLSLECLSADILEEHRETKGLGDMPLSTTVEEHTGSTYRSQCGMGQWGFPCLGVNVMTGFVCLLIVCVLPLNLSVNILLIRHIETMLEWSLKLLLFVPKEATDNTGLSQSM; encoded by the exons ATGGATGGTGTGTTGGAGGGAgcggctgtggtgtgtgtgtgtaaactggcCTGCAGTCTTCTCTTCCTGCCCATGGTCACTGCTTCTCTCAGTGCAGTCAGCTTCTGCTGCAACTGCCTGCTGCTCTTCACAGACCTCGTAGTCACAA ACCCCTGGCTACCTCAGTTTTCCACGTCATCTGATGTCATTGCCCTGCGCTTCCTGCTCTTCCTCAGCCACACCTACTGGGCGGTGCTGCTGATGACCACTCCTCTTGTTGCCGTGGAGACTGCCATGAAGTTGCAGTGGCCCCAGGTCCATGGTGGCAGAGGTAGAGCAGTGGACGGGGACACAGGCGGACGTAGTAAAACTCCGGGCTCTAAAGCTCCTGCACATCACCATGGGGTGACAGTGGAGGTAGAGGACGGGCAGAGCAGGGACACAGACagccagagaggagggagagaggaccagGAAAAGTGCCTGCCCCACATCATTTACTTCCTCTGCTGTCTGCTGGTGTGGgttctctgtggtgtctgtggggGTCAGAGCTGGAGACTTTGGGTGAAGGTCTGCATGGAGAGAACCAGCTCTCTCACTATGTGCCTTCCCAGCCTCCCCAACAATGTCCTGTCTGCTCTGGGTGAGCCCTGCTGGGCCCTGGCCACCGTGACCTTGGCCCTCCTGCTGGTGCTGACGGCGGGCTGGGGCCTGCTCAGACGACACCTGGCCCACACAGAGATGGACACGCACTCAACGACACACAAGGGGGAACATGGCACTGACATTGAACTGCCCGCACAAACATTCGCTGCACCATGCATGACTGTAAACCCTGCCACGTCAGCGGTGCCAGACACACAGTCTGTTGACCCAGAGACAACACGGTCCAGATGCTCCCTTCACAGCCCATGTTCCGGGAACAACATACAGCTATCACTGGCTCACCATGGATACTCTGTCCTCTTATCGTTGGAGTGTTTGTCAGCAGACATCctagaggaacacagagagacaaaaggcCTAGGAGACATGCCTCTCAGCACTACCGTGGAGGAACACACAGGCTCTACCTACAGGAGCCAGTGTGGGATGGGGCAGTGGGGCTTTCCCTGCCTGGGGGTAAACGTAATGACAGGGTTTGTGTGTCTGCTTATTGTCTGTGTGTTACCTCTAAATCTCAGCGTGAACATCCTACTGATCAGGCACATAGAGACAATGCTGGAGTGGAGTTTGAAGCTCTTATTGTTTGTACCCAAAGAAGCCACAGACAACACAGGGCTCTCCCAGTCAATGTAA